ATCGCTCTGCTCGATGGCCATGTTGACGCCATTGAGAATAGGCGCGCCGCCATAGCCGCCAACGACGTTCCTGAGTTCGATCAGCGCCATCCACGGGTCTCCCCAAAAAGTGGGAACCGGTTTTTGGATAAGGAGACCCGCATCTACGCCACCTCGACGGGTGTGCCGAAATAGGCTTCGACAATGGCTGGATTGGCGCGGATTTCGGCCATCGGGCCCTCGGCGATCTTCTCGCCCTGCGCCATCACGATGACCGGATCACATAGCCGCGCGATCAGATCCATATCGTGTTCGATGACGAAGAAAGTATAGCTCAACTCGCGGTTCATGCGCTCGATATTGGCCGCCAGGTCGTTGAGCAGCGTCTTGTTGACGCCGGCCGCCACCTCGTCGAGCAAGACCACCTTGGCATCGACCATCATGGTACGGCCCAGTTCGAGCAGTTTTTTCTGCCCGCCCGACAGGTTCCCCGCCAGTTCGTTGCGCACATGGCCGAGCTTCAGGAAGTCGATGACGTCCAGCGCCTTCTTGCGCACCTCGGTTTCGCGCGACTTGCTGAGACCGGGACGGAACCAGGCATTGCCGAGATATTCGCCCGGCTGGTCGCCCGGCACCACCATCAGATTTTCCAGCGCCGTCATGTTGGAGAATTCATGCGCGATCTGAAAGGTGCGCAACATGCCCGCCCGGAACAGCTCATGCGGCTTGAAGCCGGTGACATCGACCCCGTCGAAGATCACCGAGCCGCCATCGGGCACGATATTGCCGGCCACCATGTTGAACAGCGTGGATTTACCTGCCCCGTTCGGTCCGATCAGCCCGGTTATCGAGCCGCGCCTTACCGATAGCGAGCAGTTGTTGACGGCGGTGAGACCGCCAAAGCGTTTGCTGACGTTGCGAACGTCGATAACCAAGTCAGAGGACACCCAGACCCGTCCCGATTCCTGAAGCCGAAGGCACCCGGTTCAATCCGGGCGATTTTGCGGCATCTGCTCATAAGGCGGGGACATGGTCAACCTTGACCAGGCAGTCAAAGATACGCGAGCACTGCGTCGGCTGTGGATTTGTTGTTGGCGCAGGGTACGTCATAGAGCGTCGCCAGCCGCGTCAGCGCCTTCACATCGACATCATGCGGCTGCGCCGAGAGCGGGTCGATGAAGAAGATCAGCACGTCCAGCTTGCCCTCGGCGATCATGGCGCCGAGCTGCTGGTCGCCCCCCAGCGGGCCACTCTTGAGCAGCGTTACCACCATCCCGGTCGCCGCCATGACCCGGCTGCCCGTCGTGCCCGTGCCCCAGAGTTCGTGCTGGCTGAGCTTGAGCTTGTGATGCTCCGCCCAGACACAGAGGTCGTCTTTCTTGTCGTCGTGTGCCACCAGGCCGATCCGCGCCATGCTGCCCTCCAGATGCAGGCAACTTACAAGCACGCTTCACGCAAAAAGGGCAATGGCCTCGCTGAGCAGGATGCCGATCCGGTCCACCGGAATGTCGTCGCCCGGCACGAGGCGCAGATAGCGCCCCTTCTTGAGCCCATCCCCGGCCAGCAAGCCATCGCCATGCGCCAGCAATCGCCCATGCTCGAAATAGAGCGACACCCGGTCGGCCTGGGCAAAGACCGAACAGACATGCCCGGCGCCCGCATGGCGGAAATTGACCGATCTCCAGCCGCTCATCACCTTGCCCGAAAGACCCGGATGCGCCGCAACCAGCGCCACCAGCCGGGCTGTGAGCTCGGCCACCGGCGCCGGCAAGGGCGCGATCAGCGCTGCGAAGTCGCTGGAATAGACCGGATCGACGGCGGAAGTGAGCATGGCGGCGTCCCGATTTTGACACCGCGCCACCCTGCCGCTCGCTGCTGACAGGGCGTGTCAGCAGCGGAATCGCCGACCTAGAACTCGTTCCAATCCAGCTTGATGGCGGCATTGCCCACCGTCTTGAGGGCCGGCATTGCGCGGGCGGGCGCCCGGACCGGCGCTGTTGCGGCACCATCCATCTTGAACACATCGACGATACGGTCGAGTTCGCTCGCCTGTGCCTCGGTCTGTTCGATGGCCGCATTGGTTTCTTCCACCAGCGCCGCATTGTGCTGGGTCATTTCGTCCATCTGGCGCACCGCCACCGTGACCTCGTCCAGCGCCGCGGCCTGTTCGCTGTTGGCCCGGGCTATGGCGTCGATCAGTGTCGAACTTTCCTGTGCTCCGCCCAGAATGGCAAGCAGCTTTTCCGAGGCCTGCCCCACCAGCCGCGCACCATTTTTGACCTCGCCGGCACTGGCCTCGATCAACACTTTGACATCGGCCGAGGCACTGGCGGCCGATTGCGCCAGTCGCCGCACTTCCACCGCGACCACGGCAAAGCCCGCACCGGCCTCCCCGGCCCGCGCCGCCTCGACCGAAGCATTGAGCGCCAGCAGGTTGGTCTGGAAGGCGATGTCGTCGATCAGCCCGATAATGTTGGAAATCTTGCCCGAACTGGTCTCGATCGCCGCCATGGCTGCATTGGCCTCGGTCATCACGGCGCCGCCCTCAGTCGCGCTGGCCGACACGGCCTTTGCCTTCTGGCTGGCCGTTGCCGCTCGGGTCGCGTTTTCCTGCACCGCGGTCGACAACTGCTCGACCGAGGCCGACGTCTCCTCGATGGTTGCTGCCTGTCTGGTCGTGCGCTCGGACAGATCGTTGGCGCCCGAAAGGATTTCGCTGGTCGCCGTCTTCAGTGATCGTGACGTTTTCTGCAGCCCGTTGACGATATCGAACAACCGGCTCAGCGACTGGTTGAAGGCCAGCCGCGCGCCGCTCGTAGTGGCCCGTGAACTGGGTATCGATTCGTCCCGTCAGGTCCCCTTCGGCCATCTTGGCGAGGCTGGCCGTCAGCTCGCCGATAATCCCCTCAGCCCGTTTGCGCTCGGTGATGTCGGTCGCGAACTTGATGACCTTCACCGGCTTACCACGCGCATCCAGGATCGGATTGTAGGACGCCTGGATCCAGACCTCCTTGCCGCCCTTGCCGAAGCGCTGAAATTCCGCGGCAATATATTCACCGGCACGCAGCCGCTCCCAGAATCGGGCATAGTCCGCGCCGCCAGTATAGGCCGGATCGCAGAACATGCGGTGGTGCTTGCCGGCAATCTCGTCCATCCGATAGCCCAGCGTGGCCAGGAAATTCTCGTTGGCCCGCTGCACGATGCCATCGAGGTCGAATTCGATCATGGCCTGTGCCCGGCTGATCGCGGCCATCTGAGCCTCGTGATCGGCCGCCTGGTTCTTCTGGGCGGTAATGTCGGTAGCAAATTTGATGATCTTGACCGGCTTGCCACGCTTGTCCAGGACCGGATTGTAGGACGCTTGTATCCAGACGTCCCGCCCGCCCTTGGCAATACGCCTGTAAACCGCGGCCTGGAACTCGCCAGCAGCAAGGTCCGCCCAGAACTGGCTATAGGCCGGTGATTGCGCCTCAACCGGATCGACAAACATCCTGTGATGCTTGCCGACGATCTCTTCGAGCCTGTAGCCCAGGGCCGCAAGGAAATTCTCGTTGGCGGAGATGATGCTGCCATCGAGATTGAACTCGATAACTGCCTGGCTGCGCATGATTGCGTCAACCCTGGCCCGCTCGTCACTGCTGCTCTGTGCAAACATACCCATCGAGAAAGGCCTCCAGCCCCGCCCTGCCGCCTTGCGGCACCTGCGTAAATGTTATGAAGAAGAATTGGATAAGCGGAGGTTCCGGCTCTGCTCGCAGGTTCTGCGTAGCCGACTAAGCAGATGTCCCAGGTCGTGCCCTGGCTGCCAGTCCCAAGGGCAAGGTTCTGCCGGTCGCAATTGTGTTGCTGTCTGCTGCATGGCCGCACGTTCACCTGCCACCACCGGCCCCCATGGCGATGATCGACATTGTTCTGCGCCCATCTTCGAGGCTGACCGCGAAAGGTTAAGAGAACGCCAATTCCGATGCGGCGGAAACAAAAAGGACACCCCGCATGGCGACCACCGGCTGATCTGCCCGACTAGAACTCGTTCCAGTCCGGCGCGATGGCGGTATTGCCCACCGTGGCCACCCTGGGACGCGCCTGCGGCGGTACCCGGCGCACCGGCGAGGCGACGGCGCCGATCTTGAACACATCGACGATGCCGTCGAGTTCGCTGGCCTGCACCTCGGTCTGCTCGATGGCGGCATTGGTTTCTTCCACCAGCGCCGCATTATGCTGGGTCATCTCGTCCATCTGCCGCACCGCAACCGCCACTTCCTCGAGCGAGGACGCCTGATCCTTGTTGGCCTGGGCGATGGTGTCGATGAGTGCGGCGCTTTCCTGCGCCCCGGCCAGGATATCGAGCAGGGTTTCGGCGGCCTGTCCAACCAGCCGCGTCCCGGCGCGCACCTCGGCAGCACTGGCTTCGATCAGGGCTTTCACCTCACTCGATGCATTGGCCGCCGATTGCGCTAGGCGGCGTACTTCCACAGCAACCACGGCAAAGCCCTTGCCGGCATCGCCGGCGCGGGCTGCTTCCACCGAGGCGTTGAGCGCCAGCAGGTTGGTCTGGAAGGCGATATCGTCGATCATGCCGATAATGTTGGAAATCTTGGCCGAACTGGCTTCGATCGCCGACATGGCCTGGTTGGCTTCCTTCATCACCTCGCCGCCCTGCGTGGCATTCTGCGACACGGCCTGGGCCTTGTCGCTCGCCGTCGCCGCACGGCGGGCATTTTCCACCACGGCCAGCGACAATTGCTCGACCGAAGCCGACGTCTCCTCGATCGTGGCTGCCTGCCTTGTGGTGCGTTCGGACAGGTCGTTGGCGCCGGAGAGAATTTCCCCGGTCGCGGTCTTGAGCGAGCGCGAGGTCTGCTGCAACTGACCGACGATCCCGGTCAGCTTCTCGGCCACCGCATTGGTATCGCCCTTGATCTGCTCGAATTCCGGCTCGAAATCGTCGGTGATGCGGGTCGTGAGGTCACCCTGTGCCATATCGCGCAGCACCGCCCCGGTGAGGGTCACCGCGCGGTTGATCTTGGCCTGGGCCTCGGCGTCCGCGGCCTTGGCATCGGCCGTGAGCTTCTCGAAATAGACGGACACGCCGATATCGATATCGAGCAGCATGGATTTGAGCACATCGGCCAGCGCCATGCCCATCGCGTCGGTCGCCGCCATCACCTCTTCGGGTGAGACCGCCTTGCGCCCGAACCGTTTCGCCTTGGGTTGCAGGGCCTCGGCCATCACGTCGCGAACCAGGCCCAGCACCAGCGTTTCCACGATGATGCCATAGCCCCCGATATGCCAGCGCGGCTCCAGCCCGATCTGGGCATGGCGCAGGCCGACGCGAGAACTGGCCTCGTAATAGGCGTCGTCGAACTGGCCGGCGGCAATCGCCTTCCAGTGTCCGACCTGCTTGGATTGGGCCCGGTCCATCTGCTGCTTGCCATCGAAGAATTTCATGACCGCCGGAACCGTGGCGATCTTGGCGTAGAACTTGTCCAGCGCCAACGGCAGATGCCGGTCGACATGCGCCTGGACCGTTGCCAGCCGGCGCTGCGCCGCCGCGTCGAGGCCGATGAAATCGAGACGGGACTGCAGGGCGTCTTTGGGAGTTGAGGTCGATGACATTATGGGCTCACGAATAATGGTTCCGAGGTTCGACCATCCGCGACTCCCAAATCGTGATCTGGATCAAACCGGCGCCATCCAGCCACCGACATGGTAAAGAGATGGTGAACGGAGCGATGTATGCACCCGCGACATCTTCCACCGGCACCGCAGACCGAATCCCAGTCATCGCAAAAGTCGGCGACAGGCTAGGAGCCGCCGAATCTCGTCGCCAGTTGCGCCAATTGCTTAGGTAGTTTCGGGTGGCCCTAGCCGGCTTTGCCGCGCCCGAAATAGGCGCCGGCGACCGCCTTGAGATCGCCAATCACGCCGCGTGCACCACTTTCGCGTTCCGGCGCCGGCCTGGCGCCCCCACCAAGGGTGAAGACGCTGATGACCCGGTCGAGTTCGTTGGCCTGCGCCTCGGTCTGTTCGATGGCGGCATTGGTCTCTTCCACCAGGGCCGCATTGTGCTGGGTCATCTCGTCGAGCTGGCGCACCGCCACATTGACCTCGTCGATCGAGGCGGCCTGTTCGCGGCTGGCGCGCGCGATCCCGTCCAGCATGGTCGCATTGGCGCGAATGGCTTCCTGCACCACCACCAGCCGCTCGGCAGCGCTCGCCACCAGTCGCGTGCCGCCCTTCACCTCGTCGGCCGACTGTTCGATCAGCGCCTTGACGTCGGATGACGCACTGGCGGCCGACTGGGCCAGTCGCCGCACTTCCACGGCAACCACTGCAAAGCCCGCACCGGCCTCTCCGGCCCGCGCCGCCTCCACCGAGGCATTGAGCGCCAGGAGGTTGGTCTGGAAGGCGATGTCGTCGATCAGGCCGATAATGTTGGAAATCTTGGCCGAGGACTGCGTGATGCGGTCCATCGCCCCGGTCGCTTCGCCCATCACCGCGCCGCTGGCCTCGGCCTCGCTCGAAACCGTCCGGGCCTGCTGGCTTGCCTGCTCGGCCTGGGCGGCATTGTCGACCACCGTCCGGCTGAGCTGCTCGATGGCGGCACTGGTCTCCTCGATCGTCGCGGCCTGCCGCGTCGTGCGTTCGGAAAGATCGTTGGCGCCGGAGAGAATTTCGCCGGTGGCGGTCTTGAGCGTGCCCGACGTGCCGCGCAACTGGGTGATGATGTCGCCGAGCTGCTCGGCCACGCCATTGGTATCCTGCTTGAGCCGGGCAAAGGCGCCCTTGTAGTCGCCGGTCATGCGGTGGGTCAGGTCGGCACGGGCCAGCGAGGCCAGCACGCTGCCGGTTTCGGTCAGGCCGCGATCGACCGTCGCCACCAGGTCGTTGACATCGAGCGCCAGCTGCCGCAGCTCGGGATCGTCGAGTTCGGTGCCGACGCGGCGCGAGAAATCGCCATCTATGGCCGCGCCGACCACCGCGCCGATATCCTGCTGCAAGCCCTGGATGACGGTGACGCGCCTGGCGCGCTCCTCGCTCATATCGAGCTCGGCGCTCCTGAGGTCACGCATCTTGAGACCATTGCTGCGGAACACATCCACGGCCTCGGCCATGTAACCCAGCTCGTCGGCGCGCTCGAGGCCGGGCACCACGGCATCCAGCTTGTCGCCGGCGATTTCGGCCATGGCATCGGTGAGGCGGGTGATCGGCCGCGTGATCGTGCGAGCAATGAGAATGCTCGTTATCGCCGCCAGCGCCAGCAGCACCAGCCCGATGACAAGCATCGTATTGCGCAACCCGGCCGATGGCGCGGAAATATCGGCTTCGCTTTCCAGCGCCACCACGGCCCAGTCGACGCCGCCAAAGGTCAGCGGCTCGCTGGCGGCCACATAGGCTGCGCCCTCATGATGCGACAGCGGCCCGATCGCCGCCGTCCCAGCCAGCGCCGCGCTCACCGCGTCGCCCTGCAGCGACAGCACCAGCACGTCATTATCTTCCGTTCGGGCGGCATCATTGCGCACCAGCCCATCCTGGCCGACGAGATAGGTCTCCCCGCTCTCGCCCAAGCCCTGCGTGCGATCCAGCACTTCGCCAATGCGGCCGGTGGACATCTGGTAGGCGAGCACGCCGATCAGAAAACCCTGATCAAAGACCGGCGAAGCAATGAAACTTGCCGGGGCGCCACCGCTCGGGCCATAGGGCGCGAAATCGGACAGGAAGACCTGCCCCGCCTCGCCCGCCATGGCTGATCGCACCACCTTGCCCAGGTCGCTATCGGCCCATGGCCCACCGCCTTCGGCGAAATTGGTGGCGAAATCGGCGTCCTTGGAGACGGTGTAGACATTGTTGAAATTGGTATCGAACAGCAGGACGTCGTAATAGCCGCGCCGTTCCTGCATATCGCGGAAATCGGCATGGAGGCTTCGGTGATGCAGGTCATAGACCGGCAGCCAGTCCGAGGTTTCGAGCTTGAGCCGTTCGCCCGCCGGATTGGGATTGCGGGTGATATAGGCGTCCTGCAGCAGCTCGACCGGGTCGCCCTGCCCCTTCAGCGAGCGCATGGCGCCCGAAAACAGATCGATGGCGGCGGCGATTTCCGACCGCCCGGCAAACAGCGTCAAATCCTCGGCGACTTCATTGAGATAGGCATCGAGCGACGAGCGCGCATTGGCCGCCGCGGCAGTCAGGCGCTGCTCGGCCTGGTTGTTGACGATGCTGCTGCTGACCGCATAGGCCGCCAGCGCCAGGCTGGCGCCGGTGACGAGCGCGATCGCCACCACCATGGCCGGCAGCTTGAAGGCAAGTTTGAGCTGGGTCGTCATCGAGAGAGCTTCCGGAGTTGTGGCACTGCTGCCTTTTGCCAAGGCATGCCCGCTTCTCCTCTTCCGCGGCCATGACGCACGGAAACCATAGGAAGATGATGGTTAAGGAAGCCCTTCCTTGCCTGTCATGAGACCGTCATCGGCTTCCGGGGATAGACCCCCCCGGAAGCCATGGATGATGGGGCCTAGAACTCGTTCCAGTCGGCCGAAATCGCCGCATTGCCCTGGCTGAGATAGGCCTGTGCCGCCTTGCGGACATTGGCCGGGCGGACCGGGGCGGGCGCTGCGGAAGCCCGGGCCGGAGCGGCACGCTCGCCGCCCGTATGGAACACGGCCACGATGTCATCAAGCGCGCTGGCCTGGGCCTCGGTCTGCTCGATGGCGGCATTGGTCTCTTCCACCAGTGCCGCATTGTGCTGGGTCATCTCGTCCATGGTGCGGACGGCGATATTGACCTCCTCGATGGCCGAAGCCTGCTCGCGGCTGTCCCGGGCAATGCCGTCCATCAACTGGTCATTAGCACGCGCCGCTTCCAGCATGGCCGAAAGCCGCCCCGCCGCGTCCGAAACCAGGCGCGAACCCAGTCCCACTTCCCCGGCAGACTGCTCGATCAGCACCTTGACGTCGGCCGAAGCGCTGGCCGCCGATTGGGCGAGGCGCCGCACTTCCACGGCCACCACGGCAAAGCCCTTGCCGGCATCGCCGGCCCGGGCCGCTTCCACCGAGGCGTTGAGCGCCAGCAGGTTTGTCTGGAAGGCGATATCGTCGATCAGCCCGATAATGTTGGAAATCTTGCCCGAGCTGGTCTCGATGGCCGTCATGGCCGCATTGGCCTTTTCCATGACCTGCCCGCCTTCTTCGGCGGTGCGGGTCACCTCGGCCGCGTTGATGCTGGCATCCTTGGCGCGCTGCGCATTCTGCAGCACGGTCGAGGCCAGTTGCTCCATAGCCGCCGACGTCTCCTCGATCGTCGCCGCCTGCTTTGTGGTGCGTTCGGAGAGGTCGTTCGCACCCGACAGGATTTCCCCCGTCGCGGTCTTGAGCGTGCGCGAGGTCGAACGCAATTGCGTCACCACCTCGTTGAGCTTGTCCGCCACCGCATTGGTATCGGCCTTGAGGCGGGCAAAGGCGCCCTGATACTCGCCATCCATGCGCATGGTGAGGTCCGTATTGGCCAAAGCCGTTAGCACCCTGCCGGTCTCGCCGAGGCCCCGGTCCACCGTGGCGACGAGGCTGTTGACGCTGCTGGCCAGGCCGTTGAGCTCGGGATCGGGGAATTCGGTCTCGACCCGCTTGCTGAAATCGCCGGCAATGGCGCAATCGACCACCTGGCCGAAGGCGCCTTGCAGGTCGCTCATCATGGAGCGACGATTCTGCTCCTCGGCCACGATGCGCGCGGCTTCCGCCTCGGTCATCTGGCTGACCTTGAGCCCGTTCTGGCGGAACACTTCCACCGCCCGTGCCATGGCGCCGATTTCGTCGCGGTTTTCGCCATAGGGCACCGCAACGTCGTAATTGCCTTCGGCCAGCCCATCCATGATGCCCGTCATCCTGCGGATCGGCCTGGCCAGCACGCCGGCACCGAACCAGACCAGCGCCAGCACCGCCACCAGCAGCGCTGCAGAGGCTGCCAGGGCCATGTTGCGCATCTGGTCGACACCGGCAAAGATCGTTGCCGCCGGCACATCCATCAGCATGGTCCACTGGTCGGTCACCCCGTCGAACGACAGTTGCGTCGCAATGACGAACTGCTGCGTGCCGGTGGCATCGGCATAGTAGAGGCCCTTTTGCAGCAGGGCCGGATCCAGCAGCGCACCGGCAACATCGGGTGCCACCTTGGTGCCGACAAGCGCCGGGTCAGGGCTGGCAATCCACTGGCCGTCGCTGCTGACCAGCGACACATTGCCGACATCGAAGGGCCGGAGCTGGCCAATCACACCGGCAATCGTATCGAGGCCGAGATCGGCGGTGACGATACCGACCGGCTTGCCCGCCTTGTGCACGGGAATGCTGATCGTGGTCATCAGCACATCGACGCCATTGACCGCATAGGAAAACGGTGGCGTCAGCACCGCACGATCTTCGGCCAAAGGCAGGTCATACCAGTTTGCATTGTCCGCCGACATATCCAGCAACTCGACGACGACCTTGCCGTTCTGGTTGGTGAAATAGGGCACGAAGCGGCCGCTGGCGTCGGAATATTTATGCCCGATAAAGCCGGCATCATTGCCGTCGAGGGCGTTGGCATTGAAGGCCAGGGTCATGCCGGTCAGCGCCGGGCGGGACGCCGCAGCCGCGGTCATCAGGCGACCGAGCTGATCGCGGTCGGCCACGCCTTCCGATATGGTTCCTTCCACTGCGGCGCTTACGCCGCGGGCCAGTGAAATAATGCCGCCCATCTGGCCCGATGCCAGCTCGCTATACTGTCCCAGCAGCGCGCGCGCCCGCGCCTCGGCTTCGTTGCCCGCCGTGCCATACATCAGCGCCGTTCCGCCGAAGACGATGGCGCACATCGAAGCTGCAAACAACACACCTGCGCCGATCACCAGCTTCATCTGGATCGACAGGTTGGAGAATTTCATTCTGTATTCCCTACCAAGTTTGCCTCTGGCGAAGGCGGCCTATTGACCGTTTCTGGTCGTTCCACCGGCTGCAGCTATGCTTGACGGGTATCCGCACGCGTCTCGGCGCCATCCGCGCAAAGCGGATGAGCAGGTTCAGATTGCGGGGAAAGCGACGCCATATTGCTCCCGCCGTGATGTTCGCCACGGCATGCCCAAGTCAAAGTACAACTGCGTCCGCAATCACCCTGTCAGAGCGCCCTTAAGGCCGGGTTAAGCACGATAGACTGCAGCCGGCATGAAAAAGGGCGCCACAGGGCGCCCTTCGCAAGTAACGGCATTGTAGAGCCGTCAGAACTCGGACCAGTCCTTGGCGATGGCCGCATTGCCCTGCGTGAGATAGGAGCGAGCAGCCGACCGGACCTTGTCGACCACGCCGCGCCCTTGCGTCGGCAAGCCGCGCTCCTGCGTCGGCACGCCACGCGCCGGGGCGGTAGCGGGCCGCGCCGTCTCGTCGATGGTGAAGATATCCACCACCCGGTCGAGTTCGCTGGCCTGGGCCTCGGTCTGCTCGATGGCGGCATTGGTTTCTTCCACCAAAGCGGCATTATGCTGGGTCATCTCGTCCAGGGTGCGCACGGCCACCGACACTTCATCGATGGCGGCTGCCTGTTCGCGGCTGGCCCTGGCGATAGCCTGCATCAGGGTGGCATTCTCGTCGACTGCATCCAGCATGGCCGTCAACTGCTCGGAGGCGTTGGACACCAGCTTGCTGCCGCCCTTGACCTCGTTGGCGCTCTGTTCGATCAACGCCTTGACGTCGGCCGAAGCGCTGGCCGCCGACTGCGCCAGGCGCCGCACTTCCACCGCCACCACGGCGAAACCCTTGCCGGCATCGCCGGCCCGGGCCGCTTCCACCGACGCGTTCAGCGCCAGCAGATTGGTCTGGAAGGCGATATCGTCGATCATGCCGATAATGTTGGAAATCTTGGCCGAACTGGAGGTGATGCGTTCCATCGCCTCATTGGCCTCGGCCATGGTTTCCCCGCTCTGCGCCGCACTGTGGGATACCGACTTGGCCTTGACGTCGGCGTCTTCCGCCATGCGGGCATTGTCGGCCACGGTCGAAGCAAGCTGCTCCATGGCAGCCGAAGTTTCCTCGATCGTCGCCGCCTGCTTGGTGGTGCGTTCGGAGAGATCATTGGCCCCGGAGAGGATTTCCCCCGTCGCGGTCTTGAGGGCACGCGAGGTCGAGCGCAATTGCGTCACCACATCGGTCAGCTTGTCGCCCACCGCATTGGTATCGGCCTTGAGCTTGGCAAACGCGCCCTGATAATCACCCGCCATCCGCCTTGTGAGATTGGTATCGGCCAGCGCGGCCAGCACGTCGCCGGTTTCGCTGATGCCGCGATCCACCGTCTCGACCAGGTTGTTGACGCTGCCGGCCAGCGCATTGAGCTCGGGATCGGGGAATTGCGCGTGGACGCGCTTGGAGAAATCGCCGGCAATAGCGGCATCCACCACCTCGCCGAAGGCGGCCTGCAAGGCTACCATCATGTCGGTACGCTCGACCCGGCGGCGCTGCGAAGCCGCGCGCTCTTCCTCGGTCATCTGGCTGACCTTGAGCCCGTTCTCGCGGAAGATTTCGACCGCGCGGGCCATCTCGCCGACTTCATTGCCACGGGTGATGAACGGCACTTCGGCTTCGTAATCGCCCTCGGCCACCGCCTTCATGGTCTGCGCCAGCTTCGGCACCGCCGCCATCATCAGGCGGGACATGACATAGCCCAACACGCCCAGGATCACGAGGCTCACCGCGCCCACGCCCAGCAGGATCCACAGGGTGGAGAGAATACCCGCCTCGAGCCGGGCCTTGTCCGTGCCGGCATACAGCACGCCGATCAGCCGGCTTTCCTGGTCCAGTATGGGTTGATACGCCGTATAATAGGCGGTGCCCTGCACTGTGGCTTCGCCAAAATAGGACTTGCCTTCGACCAGCGAAGCATAGGCGGGATCGGTCTGGTCCAGCACGCCGCCCAGCATGCGTTCACCCTCGGGCGTCAGCAGCGTGCTGCTCAGGGCGATGAGGGGTTTGTCGGCCGCCTCTGCGCCGTAGATGGTCACGTTTTCGCCGGTGAGACGAACCACCGAATCCACCAGGTCGTGATTGACGAACAGGCGCGGCATGGCCCAGGTCTTGACCGAAGCGATGCTGCCATCCTCTGCCCAGGCCACCTCGGAACCGGGCAGCTTGCCGCCCACCACCGTCGCCGCCGTGCGCAGGTCGCCTTCCAGTTGCGCCATGGCATTGGCGCGGGTCGAGGCGCTGAGATTGACATAGGTCGCCGTCGTCACCGCCGCGATGGATACGATGATGGCGGAAATCACCAAGGTGGCGATCATCGTCGTCAACTTGATATTGCCCAGGACGTGCCCAGCGCGCTTCAGCATATCGATTTACCCCGTATCCCCGCGCGGTTCGGTGGAATCCGCCCGCGCCCCAATCGGGAAAAAATATCAGGGCAGGCTTAATCGAGTGTTTATCGATTTGTCTGGACAAGTTGCGGTCGCGAAATATCGCGAACAATAAAAACCCCGCGGAGCCTTGCGCCGCGGGGTTTTATACTTGCCGTCCCGTTGGAGACTAGAACTCGCTCCAATCCGGCGCCACGGCAGCATTGCCATGGGTGGTCAGATTGGCGGAGGCCGCCGATAGCCGCTGCTGCAGGTCGCGGGCGCCGCCAGCGGGTGCTGCCCGATCGACTCGCGCTTTCGCCGCCTCCTGCTGGGCGATGCGGAACACATCGACAATGCGGTCGAGTTCGGTCGCCTGGGCCTCGGTCTGCTCGATGGCGGCATTGGTTTCTTCCACCAG
This sequence is a window from Devosia ginsengisoli. Protein-coding genes within it:
- a CDS encoding ABC transporter ATP-binding protein, producing the protein MSSDLVIDVRNVSKRFGGLTAVNNCSLSVRRGSITGLIGPNGAGKSTLFNMVAGNIVPDGGSVIFDGVDVTGFKPHELFRAGMLRTFQIAHEFSNMTALENLMVVPGDQPGEYLGNAWFRPGLSKSRETEVRKKALDVIDFLKLGHVRNELAGNLSGGQKKLLELGRTMMVDAKVVLLDEVAAGVNKTLLNDLAANIERMNRELSYTFFVIEHDMDLIARLCDPVIVMAQGEKIAEGPMAEIRANPAIVEAYFGTPVEVA
- a CDS encoding methylglyoxal synthase; protein product: MEGSMARIGLVAHDDKKDDLCVWAEHHKLKLSQHELWGTGTTGSRVMAATGMVVTLLKSGPLGGDQQLGAMIAEGKLDVLIFFIDPLSAQPHDVDVKALTRLATLYDVPCANNKSTADAVLAYL
- a CDS encoding DUF1801 domain-containing protein, whose translation is MLTSAVDPVYSSDFAALIAPLPAPVAELTARLVALVAAHPGLSGKVMSGWRSVNFRHAGAGHVCSVFAQADRVSLYFEHGRLLAHGDGLLAGDGLKKGRYLRLVPGDDIPVDRIGILLSEAIALFA
- a CDS encoding methyl-accepting chemotaxis protein, with product MSSTSTPKDALQSRLDFIGLDAAAQRRLATVQAHVDRHLPLALDKFYAKIATVPAVMKFFDGKQQMDRAQSKQVGHWKAIAAGQFDDAYYEASSRVGLRHAQIGLEPRWHIGGYGIIVETLVLGLVRDVMAEALQPKAKRFGRKAVSPEEVMAATDAMGMALADVLKSMLLDIDIGVSVYFEKLTADAKAADAEAQAKINRAVTLTGAVLRDMAQGDLTTRITDDFEPEFEQIKGDTNAVAEKLTGIVGQLQQTSRSLKTATGEILSGANDLSERTTRQAATIEETSASVEQLSLAVVENARRAATASDKAQAVSQNATQGGEVMKEANQAMSAIEASSAKISNIIGMIDDIAFQTNLLALNASVEAARAGDAGKGFAVVAVEVRRLAQSAANASSEVKALIEASAAEVRAGTRLVGQAAETLLDILAGAQESAALIDTIAQANKDQASSLEEVAVAVRQMDEMTQHNAALVEETNAAIEQTEVQASELDGIVDVFKIGAVASPVRRVPPQARPRVATVGNTAIAPDWNEF
- a CDS encoding methyl-accepting chemotaxis protein, producing MTTQLKLAFKLPAMVVAIALVTGASLALAAYAVSSSIVNNQAEQRLTAAAANARSSLDAYLNEVAEDLTLFAGRSEIAAAIDLFSGAMRSLKGQGDPVELLQDAYITRNPNPAGERLKLETSDWLPVYDLHHRSLHADFRDMQERRGYYDVLLFDTNFNNVYTVSKDADFATNFAEGGGPWADSDLGKVVRSAMAGEAGQVFLSDFAPYGPSGGAPASFIASPVFDQGFLIGVLAYQMSTGRIGEVLDRTQGLGESGETYLVGQDGLVRNDAARTEDNDVLVLSLQGDAVSAALAGTAAIGPLSHHEGAAYVAASEPLTFGGVDWAVVALESEADISAPSAGLRNTMLVIGLVLLALAAITSILIARTITRPITRLTDAMAEIAGDKLDAVVPGLERADELGYMAEAVDVFRSNGLKMRDLRSAELDMSEERARRVTVIQGLQQDIGAVVGAAIDGDFSRRVGTELDDPELRQLALDVNDLVATVDRGLTETGSVLASLARADLTHRMTGDYKGAFARLKQDTNGVAEQLGDIITQLRGTSGTLKTATGEILSGANDLSERTTRQAATIEETSAAIEQLSRTVVDNAAQAEQASQQARTVSSEAEASGAVMGEATGAMDRITQSSAKISNIIGLIDDIAFQTNLLALNASVEAARAGEAGAGFAVVAVEVRRLAQSAASASSDVKALIEQSADEVKGGTRLVASAAERLVVVQEAIRANATMLDGIARASREQAASIDEVNVAVRQLDEMTQHNAALVEETNAAIEQTEAQANELDRVISVFTLGGGARPAPERESGARGVIGDLKAVAGAYFGRGKAG